A DNA window from Ctenopharyngodon idella isolate HZGC_01 chromosome 10, HZGC01, whole genome shotgun sequence contains the following coding sequences:
- the LOC127521311 gene encoding uncharacterized protein LOC127521311 isoform X2, which yields MRAKGRHGREMEESFCFLVASDQMTAQIYQHGLRVGNTVQHALGKPSHGVYLFRHVDVALKSTTSILSANKMLIFKVLYGKVKKIAPSLDWNKTQDPTVSFDCHMCKDAVSHRDTLHQQVLGSAVFLFDFNENHELSERPRQCLPYAVASFVPASSALLTIPTNLPLSPSALPIGQVQDRFKACTVAERRRKGNTATITFKHFGTPGCLETDYTPQNPGVEAPFQKTDMQNTRSLEPKQHWTLASEDSVSSSSSVPVMDHTALSQSLLGKKAFTHRRNDSKWDKTPQSPLDKISTLVYSSRFVRDPRLSRQEANQQTNCSEAEAVYTGSACDNKTIQLAYQNQQDNYGFAGNKCDSKEPSNMDKKEAQRDKGACSLKSSMNDECVPSPALPSMKLFKMKFQKYAGYFRMNEEERQQKIWSQENLSLEQKQDLANRILFYEVFYEKYKKGLLFQKIYETKETSSLSQREPKENHVLQTKDNPYKQNPSSLCQAQRHDAASLSDNNDFVNRDKWSITHIHENKHPDHPEPSAVMLTEKVQDHLQEDVGLIQSSDKLSEQSLVLGSLNLNLTDEKADTRSVQFDLKHPSPSTCPSNEAKLNHSTECECELSRSAGEDMQENESTLGVNLVERPSTESSLMYANNIIVMDIASCVEVSSCGTSDNCNLSPAMAETQKQNGQSCSSVQGMDSFRQVKYCEIPPEPEMETVQLDYSPHRELYKRLQLDQLLPSKNQKHVLSLRAYLTPRVMGRPTDTISKPKNESKDHNQAKTYLHTRISEDLHLRVTLKANKTSAHIREMLSLSERFSTIKGLQKKLRGRNNKVIQTPGTQMCSSEGHKETATSNAELIQLLARRFTKSKIYVKSKSLSRPGSKKACLKKQHTVLSLGHSLKRSKYVKKTRFWKAKKNLSRKIVSAKSAHETVNSTATSDSTNIPSHTSEKDQDPDSILRVISQTSDAEDDRQWLHIESCQEANAFKGILQDQCCPTMSVISKDLTPSIGFNTIPETKEEPINHTEACSEDLCKSNSAYTQKASKDLTSHLISVMVDEEVKTTKNIPNQKETSLMTSTSKDYGSITERKEENMLLKVTSDTRLNPLSNEHFTMKISVDDNVDASKSLSIHDYKASKTHSDVTVSNTNNSHTTKFTETKVMDTINNTAETDTIKCEQNASVKSSLNVQARERMPANIPNMNHPCVKIFTNTSNGSSVWSTDTKVLEEATSDSKCGLEALKCASNNVVDLTVDDPALSGQCEISSEHVKSSNTNLLGSTKSSSTYIIKDKCDLSRPEQNKKDDANSPETQLISKLRDYLTKFESTVKKQETVNEDLKERPVVWITLDSTAHKQQLFEKGQYCMVNLPCLLPPGSDAVTKDNSSECTKTSVQTRKVPQSEHAQTGTDVCLLVPVESKRGRRSSQTKRTRRSRRSKVTSVSPDSTSALDTVKDNTSPHPLVQVNDLNIGSPEISINNTCNAQLQMQRNNTTGQQNASANLDSLCERKSQENQSSNAIIEIIDDGNVSSTFAGNEYSISDISNMLKMADETTLLTELGSLQSKCKNMLQHFVSSFERDQKEPFNQSFVSRCLILEQYLEHPPAQVDLKYEAVNSYLELQMMMEAWQFVENKMNFMRGKPTFRSLLWYDPSLYGELYKGEVGFQQQSSLFASFQKILAQEGYSKLQEYYSAVSSLHQQLHAAPDASYYMYLKSKRELLEAEAALRNPHDIKSFFLSVPITAMINFGDNLERLEKVHKVIMTFVETPSDQLPGTFDVGKAEHLSIACRYLQEKALFLKSCKEVICKISWFGIEHLLYDASKVLVWKDMGHGAPSEVLKTYKNSNPQIIFGVTESGVALVNKVEQPPPSMDGAETKQKSNAARKRKSLQLWMSSQPRVAQSIKADKEVAYNMAKRRATHPPVTQYNMNNKGVNPPFQTTPASHVEIPRPYCALPHRVDPGHWGMVGSTAADWNVSSPSTSHAHPEINSNLLSKRRVTLSHSDERRSLADVQRPQWPSVSAPQATLRGDSCATHPAFDSVKYRQTNTAAHRPVLSQEQVNQFSLAMTQPYNLPNCPLNANLVHPPLSVQALTHVPMPSTITAIHYPYFLLNGQTYTTGSTSAIHPDTRYYPNTMG from the exons ATGCGTGCTAAAGGAAGACACGGGAGAGAAATGGAGGAAAGTTTCTGTTTTTTAGTTGCATCAGATCAAATGACGGCCCAGATTTATCAGCATGGTCTGCGGGTTGGCAACACAGTCCAGCATGCCTTGGGAAAGCCATCACATGGTGTATATCTGTTTAGGCATGTCGATGTGGCATTAAAGTCAACTACCAGcatattaagtgcaaacaaaaTGCTAATTTTCAAG GTTCTTTATGGAAAGGTGAAAAAAATTGCTCCAAGCTTGGACTGGAACAAGACGCAGGATCCCACAGTGAGCTTTGACTGTCACATGTGTAAAGATGCAGTGTCCCATCGAGACACTCTTCATCAGCAAGTACTGGGCTCTGCT GTTTTTCTATTTGACTTTAATGAAAATCACGAGCTCAGTGAAAGACCCAGGCAGTGTTTGCCGTATGCTGTAGCTTCATTCGTTCCTGCCAGCAGTGCCCTTCTGACTATACCTACAAACTTACCACTCTCTCCTTCAGCGCTACCTATTGGCCAAGTGCagg ATCGTTTTAAGGCCTGTACTGTGgcagagagaagaagaaaaggaAACACAGCCACCATTACATTCAAACATTTTGGCACACCGGGCTGCTTAGAGACGGATTATACCCCTCAGAATCCAGGAGTAGAAGCTCCATTTCAAAAGACTGATATGCAAAACACTCGGTCACTCGAGCCAAAACAGCACTGGACTCTTGCCAGTGAGGACTCTGTATCTTCCAGCAGTTCAGTACCAGTTATGGATCACACTGCTCTCTCCCAAAGCTTGCTGGGAAAGAAAGCATTCACACATCGaagaaatgacagtaaatgGGACAAAACACCTCAAAGTCCATTGGACAAAATTTCCACCTTAGTGTATTCTTCACGCTTTGTTAGGGATCCACGTCTGTCTAGACAAGAAGCAAACCAACAGACCAACTGCTCAGAGGCCGAGGCAGTGTACACTGGCTCAGCATGTGATAATAAAACAATCCAACTAGCCTATCAAAACCAACAGGACAATTATGGGTTTGCTGGAAATAAGTGTGATTCAAAAGAGCCATCAAACATGGACAAGAAGGAAGCTCAAAGAGATAAGGGTGCTTGTTCCCTAAAATCCTCAATGAATGATGAATGTGTGCCTAGCCCAGCATTGCCCTCAATGAAGTTATTCAAAATGAAGTTCCAGAAATATGCTGGCTACTTTAGAATGAATGAGGAAGAGAGACAACAAAAAATCTGGTCACAAGAAAACTTGTCACTAGAACAAAAGCAAGATTTAGCTAACCGTATACTTTTCTATGAGGTTTTTTATGAGAAGTATAAAAAGGGATTGCTCTTTCAAAAAATCTATGAGACAAAGGAGACCTCCAGTCTGTCTCAAAGAGAGCCcaaagaaaatcatgttttacaGACAAAAGACAACCCATACAAACAGAATCCATCTAGTTTGTGCCAAGCACAACGGCATGATGCTGCAAGTTTGTCAGATAACAATGATTTTGTTAACAGGGATAAATGGAGCATAACACATATTCATGAGAACAAACATCCAGATCATCCAGAACCCAGTGCAGTAATGTTGACAGAAAAGGTACAGGATCACCTACAGGAGGATGTGGGTCTGATTCAGTCTTCAGATAAACTTTCAGAGCAATCATTGGTGCTGGGTTCATTGAATCTTAACCTCACAGATGAAAAAGCTGATACACGAAGTGTTCAGTTTGATCTCAAGCACCCGAGTCCTTCAACTTGTCCCTCTAATGAAGCTAAGCTTAATCACAGCACAGAATGTGAGTGTGAGCTCTCCAGAAGTGCAGGAGAGGACATGCAGGAGAATGAATCTACTCTAGGTGTTAACTTGGTTGAAAGGCCCAGCACTGAATCGTCCCTTATGTATGCAAACAACATAATCGTCATGGATATTGCAAGCTGTGTCGAAGTCTCTAGCTGCGGGACATCAGACAACTGTAATCTCAGCCCTGCCATGGCAGAAACGCAAAAGCAGAATGGGCAAAGTTGCAGCAGTGTTCAAGGGATGGATTCCTTTAGACAGGtaaaatactgtgaaatacCTCCAGAGCCTGAAATGGAAACAGTACAGCTGGACTACAGCCCTCACAGGGAATTGTACAAAAGACTTCAACTTGATCAACTATTGCCAAGCAAAAATCAAAAGCATGTTTTATCCTTAAGGGCTTACCTTACACCCAGAGTTATGGGCAGACCCACAGACACCATTTCCAAGccaaaaaatgaaagcaaagATCACAACCAAGCCAAAACATACCTACACACGAGAATCTCAGAAGATCTCCATCTCAGAGTTACTCTAAAAGCCAACAAAACGTCTGCCCATATAAGAGAAATGCTTTCTCTTTCTGAACGATTTTCAACAATCAAAGGCCTTCAAAAGAAATTGAGAGGAAGAAACAACAAAGTGATTCAAACCCCAGGGACCCAAATGTGCAGCAGTGAAGGACACAAAGAAACTGCAACCAGTAATGCCGAACTAATACAGCTACTAGCTCGGAGGTTCACTAAATCTAAAATATATGTGAAAAGCAAGAGCTTGAGCAGACCAGGCAGTAAGAAGGCATGTCTCAAAAAACAGCACACAGTTCTATCACTAGGTCACTCTCTAAAGAGAAGCAAATATGTCAAGAAGACACGTTTTTGGAAAGCAAAGAAGAATCTTAGCAGAAAAATTGTGTCAGCTAAGAGTGCCCATGAAACAGTAAACAGCACGGCAACATCAGACTCTACAAACATTCCGTCACATACATCTGAAAAAGATCAAGACCCAGACTCTATTTTAAGAGTAATTTCTCAAACATCTGATGCTGAGGATGACAGACAGTGGCTACACATTGAGAGTTGTCAGGAAGCTAATGCTTTTAAAGGTATACTCCAAGATCAGTGTTGTCCAACCATGTCTGTTATCAGCAAAGATCTGACACCATCCATAGGTTTCAACACTATTCCTGAGACCAAAGAGGAACCAATAAATCATACAGAAGCATGTTCAGAAGATCTCTGTAAAAGTAACTCAGCCTACACTCAGAAGGCATCAAAAGATTTAACTTCACACCTAATTTCAGTAATGGTGGATGAAGAAGTGAAGACAACTAAAAACATTCCAAATCAAAAGGAAACATCCTTGATGACAAGCACTAGCAAAGATTATGGGAGTATTACAGAGCGCAAGGAGGAGAACATGTTGCTGAAAGTGACATCAGACACTAGATTGAATCCATTAAGCAACGAGCATTTCACTATGAAAATATCAGTAGATGACAATGTAGATGCTTCTAAGAGCTTGAGTATACATGATTATAAGgcatcaaaaacacacagtgaTGTGACCGTAAGCAACACAAACAACAGTCATACCACTAAATTCACAGAAACCAAAGTGATGGATACTATCAATAATACAGCTGAGACAGACACTATCAAATGTGAGCAAAATGCAAGCGTGAAAAGTTCTCTAAATGTACAAGCAAGAGAACGCATGCCAGCAAATATCCCAAATATGAATCACCCATGTGTCAAAATTTTTACCAACACATCTAATGGCAGCAGTGTGTGGAGTACTGATACAAAGGTGTTGGAAGAGGCAACATCAGATTCAAAGTGTGGTCTAGAGGCTTTGAAATGTGCATCAAATAATGTTGTAGATCTTACTGTTGATGATCCAGCTTTGAGTGGCCAATGTGAGATTTCTTCAGAGCACGTAAAGAGCAGCAACACCAATTTGCTTGGTTCTACCAAATCATCAAGTACTTACATAATCAAAGACAAATGTGATTTATCAAGgccagagcaaaacaaaaaagatgaTGCGAACTCACCAGAAACCCAGCTTATTTCTAAACTAAGAGATTATTTGACCAAATTTGAGTCCACTGTCAAGAAACAAGAAACAGTAAATGAAGATCTGAAAGAAAGACCAGTGGTGTGGATAACACTTGACAGCACGGCACATAAACAGCAGTTGTTTGAAAAAGGCCAGTACTGTATGGTGAATCTTCCCTGCCTGTTGCCTCCTGGGAGTGACGCAGTTACAAAAGACAATTCCAGTGAATGCACCAAAACCTCTGTTCAAACCAGGAAGGTTCCTCAAAGTGAACATGCTCAAACTGGAACTGATGTTTGCCTGCTAGTACCTGTTGAATCTAAGAGAGGCAGACGATCTTCTCAAACCAAACGCACCAGAAGATCAAGAAGGAGCAAAGTCACTAGTGTTAGTCCTGACAGTACCAGTGCATTAGACACCGTCAAAGATAATACGAGTCCTCATCCCTTGGTCCAGGTGAACGACCTGAATATTGGTTCCCCAGAAATCTCCATTAATAACACCTGCAATGCCCAGTTACAGATGCAAAGAAATAACACAACTGGCCAGCAAAATGCCTCAGCAAATTTGGATAGTTTATGTGAACGAAAGAGTCAAGAGAATCAGTCTTCGAACGCGATCATAGAAATCATTGATGATGGCAATGTGAGCAGTACATTCGCTGGCAATGAGTACAGCATCAGTGACATTTCAAACATGCTTAAAATGGCTGATGAAACAACCTTGTTAACCGAACTTGGATCTTTGCAGTCtaaatgcaaaaacatgttgcaGCATTTTGTCTCTAGTTTTGAACGAGATCAGAAAGAGCCATTCAACCAGTCTTTCGTTTCAAGGTGTCTCATCTTAGAACAATATTTGGAACATCCACCTGCACAAGTAGACCTGAAGTATGAAGCTGTGAATTCTTACTTGGAGTTGCAGATGATGATGGAAGCTTGGCAGTTTgtagaaaacaaaatgaacttCATGAGAGGTAAACCTACTTTTAGGAGTTTGCTTTGGTATGATCCTTCTCTTTACGGAGAACTCTACAAGGGGGAGGTTGGCTTTCAGCAGCAGTCGTCGTTGTTTGCTTCTTTTCAAAAGATCTTGGCACAAGAGGGCTACAGCAAACTGCAGGAATACTACAGTGCAGTGTCCTCCTTGCACCAACAGCTCCATGCGGCCCCTGATGCATCTTACTACATGTATCTGAAGAGCAAGCGTGAACTCCTCGAGGCTGAGGCTGCTCTCAGAAATCCCCACGATATTAAAAGCTTCTTTTTATCTGTACCAATTACTGCGATGATCAATTTTGGAGACAATTTGGAAAGACTGGAAAAGGTCCACAAAGTTATAATGACTTTTGTGGAAACACCATCAGATCAGTTGCCAGGGACATTTGATGTTGGAAAAGCAGAGCATCTGTCCATAGCATGCAGATACCTCCAAGAAAAAGCACTTTTCTTGAAATCATGCAAAGAAGTGATTTGCAAAATATCATGGTTTGGAATCGAGCACCTTCTATATGATGCCTCTAAGGTTCTTGTGTGGAAAGACATGGGTCATGGTGCACCAAGTGAGGTTCTCAAGACATATAAGAATTCAAACCCGCAGATTATTTTTGGGGTGACAGAGTCAGGTGTTGCTCTCGTAAACAAAGTGGAACAGCCTCCTCCGTCCATGGATGGAGCAGAGACCAAACAAAAGAGTAATGCTGCACGGAAACGCAAAAGTTTACAGTTGTGGATGTCCTCTCAACCCCGTGTTGCACAG AGTATAAAGGCTGACAAGGAGGTGGCTTACAACATGGCTAAAAGGAG GGCAACTCATCCACCTGTAACACAATATAACATGAATAATAAAGGTGTGAACCCCCCTTTCCAAACAACTCCTGCAAGCCATGTTGAGATCCCAAGGCCATACTGCGCTCTTCCTCACAGAGTGGATCCGGGCCATTGGGGAATGGTTGGAAGCACCGCTGCAGACTGGAACGTGTCTTCACCTTCCACGTCTCATGCACACCCTGAAATAAATTCGAATCTTCTGTCTAAAAGACGAGTGACTTTATCACACTCTGATGAGAGGAGATCTTTAGCAGACGTACAAAGACCTCAATGGCCTTCAGTCTCGGCTCCCCAAGCAACTTTACGAGGAGATTCTTGTGCTACACATCCAGCGTTTGATAGTGTTAAATATCGACAAACTAACACTGCAGCACATCGTCCTGTGCTCTCACAAGAACAAGTAAACCAGTTCAGTTTAGCCATGACACAACCTTATAATTTACCAAATTGTCCTTTGAATGCAAATTTGGTACATCCTCCTCTCTCAGTTCAGGCTTTGACACATGTCCCTATGCCCAGCACGATTACAGCTATTCATTACCCCTATTTCCTTCTGAATGGACAAACATACACCACAGGCTCCACTTCAGCCATTCACCCTGATACTAGATATTATCCCAACACCATGGGCTAA